One genomic segment of Trueperaceae bacterium includes these proteins:
- a CDS encoding ADP-ribosylglycohydrolase family protein, protein MTRQERAEASDQVDPAARGAGGGATDRATDGATDRATDRARGALVGLAVGDALGTTVEFQRPGSFEPVTDMVGGGVFGLEPGQWTDDTSMALCLAESLVARRGFDPTDQLQRYVRWWRDGHLSSTGSCFDIGNTTAAALRAYEETGEPDSGPTDPHAAGNGSLMRLSPVAIAYRHSPAEAVRLAGESSRTTHGAAECVDACRWFAGLLVGAIHGRTKAELLAPDYRPYAGAAAPATPAVRAVAAGSYLRREPPDITASGYVIDTLEAALWAFARSNGFEEAVLAAVNLGRDADTVGAVCGQLAGAHYGESAIPTRWRERLALGGTIGELVDGLLALA, encoded by the coding sequence GTGACGCGACAGGAGCGCGCGGAAGCGAGCGACCAGGTCGACCCGGCCGCCCGCGGCGCCGGGGGCGGCGCCACCGACCGCGCCACCGACGGCGCCACAGACCGCGCCACAGATCGCGCCCGCGGCGCTCTCGTCGGCCTCGCCGTGGGCGACGCCCTCGGCACAACGGTCGAGTTCCAACGGCCGGGCTCCTTCGAACCGGTGACCGACATGGTCGGTGGCGGGGTCTTCGGCCTCGAGCCCGGCCAGTGGACGGACGACACGAGCATGGCCTTGTGCCTGGCCGAGAGCCTCGTGGCCCGCCGAGGCTTCGACCCCACCGATCAGCTGCAGCGCTACGTGCGTTGGTGGCGCGACGGTCATCTCTCCTCCACGGGTAGCTGCTTCGACATCGGCAACACCACCGCTGCCGCGCTGAGGGCCTACGAGGAGACGGGCGAACCGGACAGCGGCCCCACCGACCCTCACGCGGCCGGGAACGGCAGCCTCATGCGCCTCTCGCCCGTCGCCATCGCGTACCGGCACTCGCCGGCGGAGGCGGTGCGGCTGGCGGGGGAGAGCTCGCGCACCACGCACGGGGCTGCCGAGTGCGTCGACGCCTGCCGCTGGTTCGCCGGGCTCCTCGTGGGCGCCATCCATGGGCGCACCAAAGCAGAACTCCTCGCCCCGGACTACCGGCCCTACGCCGGCGCGGCGGCGCCTGCCACCCCCGCCGTGCGCGCCGTGGCGGCGGGCTCCTACCTTCGCCGCGAACCGCCGGACATCACTGCGAGCGGCTACGTGATCGACACGCTCGAGGCGGCCCTGTGGGCGTTCGCGCGCTCGAACGGCTTCGAGGAGGCCGTGCTGGCGGCCGTCAACCTCGGCCGCGACGCCGACACGGTCGGGGCGGTGTGCGGGCAGCTCGCCGGGGCGCACTACGGCGAGAGCGCCATCCCCACGAGGTGGCGCGAGCGGCTGGCTCTGGGCGGCACGATCGGGGAGCTGGTGGACGGGCTCCTCGCCCTCGCCTGA
- a CDS encoding ABC transporter permease, translating to MTERNGWGEAWQRFRRHKLALAGAIVFALIVLAVLLAGLSPYDPSSTNLRARFLGPSLAHPFGTDDLGRDTLTRVLYGGRVSLLVGLLAMVISVALGTLVGALAGYYRGWLDSLLMRLTDMFLSVPALFVLIVLSTLLFDTGVGTAAGGLPMIVLIIGGMSWMVVARIVRASFLAIRERTFVEAALAAGGGHARRIFLHILPNAIGPILVQATLQVAVAIIAESGLSYLGFGIQPPTSTWGNMLRDAQTSMTRYPHLAVFPGLMIFLTVISANAIGDGLRDAFDPHRPTPRRRAPGRRGRRRVA from the coding sequence ATGACTGAGCGCAACGGCTGGGGCGAGGCGTGGCAGCGCTTCAGGCGCCACAAGCTGGCGCTCGCGGGGGCGATCGTGTTCGCCCTCATCGTGCTGGCCGTGCTCCTCGCCGGATTGTCGCCCTACGACCCCTCCAGCACCAACCTGCGGGCCCGCTTCCTGGGGCCGTCGCTGGCGCATCCGTTCGGCACGGACGACCTGGGGCGCGACACCCTCACGCGCGTCCTCTACGGCGGCCGCGTGTCGCTGCTGGTGGGGCTTCTCGCCATGGTCATCTCGGTCGCGCTGGGCACGCTGGTGGGCGCGCTCGCCGGCTACTACCGGGGCTGGCTCGATAGTCTCCTGATGCGCCTCACCGACATGTTCTTGAGCGTGCCGGCCCTGTTCGTCCTGATCGTCCTCAGCACGCTGCTCTTCGACACGGGCGTCGGCACGGCGGCGGGCGGGCTGCCGATGATCGTGCTGATAATCGGCGGAATGTCGTGGATGGTGGTGGCGCGCATCGTCCGCGCCAGCTTCCTGGCCATCCGCGAACGCACCTTCGTGGAGGCCGCCCTGGCCGCCGGCGGCGGTCACGCGCGCCGCATCTTCCTGCACATCCTCCCCAACGCCATCGGGCCCATCCTCGTGCAGGCCACGCTGCAGGTGGCGGTGGCCATTATCGCGGAGTCTGGCCTGAGTTACCTCGGCTTCGGCATCCAGCCCCCCACCTCCACCTGGGGCAACATGCTGAGAGACGCCCAGACGAGCATGACGCGCTACCCGCACCTCGCCGTCTTCCCCGGCCTGATGATCTTCCTGACGGTCATCTCGGCCAACGCCATCGGCGACGGCCTGCGCGACGCGTTCGACCCGCACCGGCCGACGCCGCGGCGCCGCGCACCCGGCCGTCGCGGCCGGCGCCGCGTGGCGTAG